From the genome of Ignavibacteriota bacterium, one region includes:
- a CDS encoding VOC family protein has translation MKKTAKNTVCLWYDGGAEDAARFYAATFPDSSVDAVHRAPGDFPSGKEGDVLTVEFTVLGIPCLGLNGGPAFKQSEAFSFQIATVDQAETDRYWHAIVDNGGQESACGWCKDRWGLSWQITPLALTQAITDPDPAAAKRAFEAMMTMRNIDIAAIEAARRGADRTGRKGL, from the coding sequence ATGAAGAAAACCGCAAAGAACACGGTGTGCCTCTGGTACGATGGGGGCGCGGAGGATGCAGCACGGTTCTACGCTGCGACCTTCCCCGATTCATCCGTAGATGCCGTGCATCGGGCACCGGGGGACTTTCCATCAGGCAAGGAGGGGGATGTGTTGACGGTGGAATTCACCGTGTTGGGCATTCCCTGTCTCGGGCTCAACGGAGGGCCGGCATTCAAACAGAGCGAAGCATTCTCGTTTCAAATTGCAACCGTGGACCAGGCCGAAACGGACCGCTACTGGCATGCGATCGTTGACAATGGTGGGCAGGAGAGCGCCTGCGGGTGGTGCAAAGACAGATGGGGACTCTCATGGCAGATCACGCCGTTGGCCCTGACCCAAGCGATCACCGACCCCGATCCCGCTGCGGCGAAACGCGCGTTCGAAGCGATGATGACCATGCGCAATATCGACATTGCCGCGATCGAGGCGGCGCGCCGTGGCGCAGACCGCACGGGGCGGAAGGGACTCTGA